The Streptomyces sp. 135 sequence CGCGAGGCGGAGGAAGCGGCCCTGAAGGCGCTCCCCACCATCGAGATGAAGGGGCTGCTGCGGTGAGCGACACGCACGACTCGCAGAGCGAGAACCTGAACGGCAATGGCAACGGCGTGCCCGTCCCGCGCGAGGCGGCCGGCGACGTCATCCGCGTACGCAAGGGCATGTTCGGCGCCGAGAACGGCGGGGACACCTCCGGCTACGGCGGGCTCGTCCGGACCGTCGCGCTGCCCGGCGCCACCGCGCGCCCCTACGGCGGCTGGTTCGACGAAGTCGCGGACGAACTGGAAGGGGCCCTGGAGGAACAGGGCCTGCTCCCGGAGAACGCGATCGAGAAGACGGTCGTCGACCGCGGCGAGCTGACCTTCCACATCGCGCGCGAACACCTCGTCCGCGTCGCCCAGACGCTGCGCGACGACCCGGCTCTGCGCTTCGAGCTCTGCACGGGCGTCTCCGGCGTGCACTTCCTCGAGGACAAGGGCCGCGAGCTGCACGCCGTCTACCACCTGCGCTCGATCACCCACAACCGGCTGATCCGGCTCGAAGTCAGCGCCCCCGACGCCGATCCGCACGTCCCCTCGCTGGTCTCCGTCTATCCGACGAACGACTGGCACGAGCGCGAGACGTACGACTTCTTCGGGCTGATCTTCGACGGTCACCCGGCCCTGACGCGGATCATGATGCCGGACGACTGGCAGGGCTTCCCGCAGCGCAAGGACTACCCCCTCGGCGGCATCCCCGTCGAGTACAAGGGCGCCCAGATCCCGGCTCCGGACCAGCGGAGGTCGTACAGCTGATGTCTGCTTCACATGCTTCCGCTCGGGAGACGACCGAGGGGACCGTATATACGGTCACCGGCGGGGACTGGGACGAAGTCGTCCAGTCCGCGGCCAAGGCCGACGACGAGCGCATCATCGTCAACATGGGGCCACAGCACCCCTCCACGCACGGCGTGCTCCGCCTCATCCTGGAGATCGAGGGCGAGACCGTCTCCGAGGCCCGCTGCGGCATCGGCTATCTGCACACGGGCATCGAGAAGAACCTCGAATACCGCACGTGGACGCAGGGCACGACGTTCGTCACGCGGATGGACTACCTGACGCCGTTCTTCAACGAGACGGCGTACTGCCTCGGGGTCGAGAAGCTCCTCGGCATCGAGGACCAGATCCCCGACCGCGCCTCGGTCATCCGCGTGCTCCTCATGGAGCTCAACCGCCTCTCCTCGCACCTGGTGTGCATCGCCACCGGCGGCATGGAGCTCGGCGCGACCACGATCATGATCTACGGATTCCGTGATCGTGAACTCATTCTCGACATCTACGAACTCATCACCGGCCTGCGGATGAACCACGCGTACATCCGGCCCGGCGGACTCGCCCAGGACCTGCCGCCGGGCGCGGTGGACCAGATCCGCGAGTTCGTGAAGAAGATGAAGAAGAACCTTCCCGAGTACGACAAGCTCGCCACCGGGAACCCCATCTTCAAGGCCCGTATGCAGGACGTCGGCTATCTCGACCTCGCCGGCTGCATGGCGCTCGGCGCCACCGGCCCGGTCCTGCGCTCGGCCGGCCTCCCGCACGACCTGCGCAAGTCCCAGCCCTACTGCGGCTACGAGAACTACGAGTTCGACATCCCGACCGCGGACACCTGCGACTCCTACGGCCGCTTCCTGATCCGCCTCGAAGAGATGCGCCAGTCGCTGCGCATCGTCGAGCAGTGCCTGGACCGGCTGCGGCCGGGAGCGGTGATGGTCGCCGACAAGAAGATCGCCTGGCCCGCACAGCTGGCGCTCGGCCCGGACGGTCTCGGCAACTCCCTCGACCACATCAAGAAGATCATGGGCACCTCCATGGAGGCCCTGATCCACCACTTCAAGCTGGTGACCGAGGGCTTCCGGGTGCCGGCCGGACAGGCGTACACCGCGGTCGAGTCACCCAAGGGCGAACTGGGCGTGCACGTCGTCTCCGACGGCGGCACCCGCCCCTACCGGGTCCACTTCCGCGATCCGTCCTTCACCAATCTCCAGGCCATGGCGGCGATGTGCGAGGGCGGCCAGGTCGCC is a genomic window containing:
- a CDS encoding NADH-quinone oxidoreductase subunit D codes for the protein MSASHASARETTEGTVYTVTGGDWDEVVQSAAKADDERIIVNMGPQHPSTHGVLRLILEIEGETVSEARCGIGYLHTGIEKNLEYRTWTQGTTFVTRMDYLTPFFNETAYCLGVEKLLGIEDQIPDRASVIRVLLMELNRLSSHLVCIATGGMELGATTIMIYGFRDRELILDIYELITGLRMNHAYIRPGGLAQDLPPGAVDQIREFVKKMKKNLPEYDKLATGNPIFKARMQDVGYLDLAGCMALGATGPVLRSAGLPHDLRKSQPYCGYENYEFDIPTADTCDSYGRFLIRLEEMRQSLRIVEQCLDRLRPGAVMVADKKIAWPAQLALGPDGLGNSLDHIKKIMGTSMEALIHHFKLVTEGFRVPAGQAYTAVESPKGELGVHVVSDGGTRPYRVHFRDPSFTNLQAMAAMCEGGQVADVIVAVASIDPVMGGVDR
- a CDS encoding NADH-quinone oxidoreductase subunit C, with product MNGNGNGVPVPREAAGDVIRVRKGMFGAENGGDTSGYGGLVRTVALPGATARPYGGWFDEVADELEGALEEQGLLPENAIEKTVVDRGELTFHIAREHLVRVAQTLRDDPALRFELCTGVSGVHFLEDKGRELHAVYHLRSITHNRLIRLEVSAPDADPHVPSLVSVYPTNDWHERETYDFFGLIFDGHPALTRIMMPDDWQGFPQRKDYPLGGIPVEYKGAQIPAPDQRRSYS